One window of Gemmatimonadota bacterium genomic DNA carries:
- a CDS encoding cupin domain-containing protein: protein MTGTQKLGLSALLLIATGAVVTTVVVTAQDTPETLDPLVMHWGAADWGPSTNIPGFPAGRRNAPIATDPQTGGPIYFSRFPAGSEFAMHWHTYTETLVVLEGSVDVTLGGKLYTADAGSYIILPARMPHGYKVPSNADVVLLARRDGPADYFFVDPSIQDLTYQP from the coding sequence ATGACAGGAACGCAGAAACTGGGACTGAGTGCGCTGCTGTTGATCGCAACGGGCGCTGTAGTGACCACAGTTGTAGTGACCGCACAGGACACGCCGGAAACCCTCGACCCTCTCGTTATGCACTGGGGAGCTGCCGATTGGGGGCCATCGACAAACATTCCCGGTTTCCCGGCCGGTCGGAGGAACGCCCCGATTGCCACCGATCCGCAGACAGGTGGTCCAATCTACTTTTCCCGCTTCCCGGCCGGTTCAGAATTTGCGATGCACTGGCACACCTACACGGAGACACTGGTCGTGCTGGAAGGATCGGTCGACGTCACGCTCGGCGGCAAGTTGTACACGGCCGACGCAGGCAGCTACATCATCCTCCCTGCCAGAATGCCTCACGGTTACAAGGTGCCGTCGAACGCTGACGTCGTTCTCCTCGCGAGGCGCGATGGACCGGCGGACTACTTTTTTGTCGATCCTTCGATCCAGGATCTAACGTATCAGCCCTGA
- a CDS encoding glutathione S-transferase family protein yields MNNPRYWASQWYATKFAEEPWPGGWYWHDQQYNWHGPYESERDAAVALKGHRAQEREASDAHERSRPQFELYYHPLSTYSQKVLIAIYEKGLVFKPHIVNLMAEGERERYRKIYPLGKIPLIVLNHGPLIPESSIIIEYLESLGGAPLISTNSDVARKTRFKDRFIDFYLTDSVITLFSESRKPEDERDTGKIETARYRSKAVYDFLEYELTESEWANGDEFSLSDCAAGAAFCYAAKYMPYNRYPKDTAYAERLAERPSVRRVREEVAARLDNIA; encoded by the coding sequence TTGAACAATCCCAGGTACTGGGCTTCCCAGTGGTATGCGACGAAGTTTGCCGAAGAGCCTTGGCCGGGGGGGTGGTATTGGCACGATCAGCAATACAACTGGCACGGTCCCTACGAATCCGAGCGTGACGCCGCGGTCGCATTGAAGGGCCACCGGGCGCAGGAGCGCGAAGCCAGCGACGCGCATGAGCGATCGCGGCCGCAATTCGAACTCTACTATCATCCGCTGTCGACGTATTCGCAGAAGGTCCTGATAGCCATTTACGAGAAGGGGCTTGTGTTCAAGCCCCATATCGTCAACCTGATGGCGGAAGGGGAACGGGAGCGGTACCGCAAGATCTATCCCCTCGGAAAGATCCCGTTGATCGTCCTCAATCATGGTCCGCTCATACCGGAGTCCAGCATCATCATCGAGTATCTCGAGAGCCTGGGCGGTGCGCCGCTGATTTCGACCAATTCCGACGTAGCGCGCAAGACGCGGTTCAAGGATCGGTTCATCGACTTCTACCTGACCGATTCCGTAATTACGTTGTTCAGCGAAAGCCGCAAGCCGGAGGACGAGCGCGACACCGGAAAAATCGAAACGGCTCGCTATCGTTCAAAGGCGGTGTACGATTTTCTGGAATACGAATTGACCGAAAGCGAGTGGGCCAACGGGGACGAGTTTTCGCTGTCGGACTGTGCGGCCGGGGCAGCGTTTTGCTACGCCGCGAAGTACATGCCTTACAACAGGTATCCTAAAGATACAGCGTATGCCGAGCGATTGGCGGAACGGCCTTCGGTCAGGCGCGTTCGCGAAGAGGTGGCGGCACGCCTGGACAATATTGCCTGA